In Ptychodera flava strain L36383 chromosome 17, AS_Pfla_20210202, whole genome shotgun sequence, one genomic interval encodes:
- the LOC139116312 gene encoding uncharacterized protein — MIINLKHRDVNTVRTVLVISPLNSLIFEQVKKLRARGMAAAMLDVNFKPSADSGSGADESEAPDVELKRDGDFAFSETEDVHVLYAHPEAIVSSKEGRRFLLRKRFKEKLVAVAVDEAHCCIDWGHEFRPDYSRLCVLASLFPDVPHLALTATATRKYEEGIISSLCLRNPVRIRENPDRPNIIYEKYQRLPNLRGKDSYSAVLSPIAEDLKLRKLDFPLTFIYLPLEWCGYAYVLFDHILGKDQYQPINSSPLPKHRLFNQYHAPQTEAMKTEILSSLMDSSSPLRVVFATVALGMGLDCQRVRQVIHIGVPRTVEFYFQETGRAGRDGNFARAVMYYNNSDIASNRDMSNAMRQYCQNSTSCLREFLLSYFDFEKPPSDSPKHLCCSVCKNSCTCWSCSSHEDVEMEAV, encoded by the exons ATGATCATAAATTTGAAG CACCGTGACGTCAACACAGTAAGAACAGTTCTTGTCATTTCCCCCTTAAACTCTCTAATTTTCGAGCAAGTGAAAAAACTGAGAGCACGGGGGATGGCAGCGGCAATGCTAGATGTAAATTTCAAGCCAAGTGCCGATTCAGGTAGTGGTGCAGACGAGTCTGAAGCTCCGGATGTTGAACTGAAGAGGGATGGAGACTTTGCGTTCTCAGAAACCGAAGATGTTCATGTTTTATATGCACACCCGGAAGCAATAGTCTCGAGTAAGGAAGGGCGGAGGTTCCTTTTACGGAAGCGCTTCAAAGAAAAGTTAGTAGCCGTCGCAGTAGATGAAGCACACTGTTGCATTGACTG GGGACACGAGTTTCGTCCAGATTACTCACGGCTTTGTGTTTTGGCCTCTTTGTTTCCGGATGTACCTCATTTAGCATTGACGGCTACTGCTACTCGGAAGTACGAAGAGGGTATTATTTCTTCACTCTGCCTGCGAAATCCTGTGAGGATCAGGGAAAACCCAGACCGACCCAATATCATCTATGAGAAATATCAGCGTCTTCCAAATTTAAGGGGCAAGGACAGTTACAGCGCAGTTTTATCACCAATTGCTGAAGATTTGAAGTTAAGAAAGTTGGATTTTCCTTTGACTTTTATTTATCTTCCATTAGAATGGTGTGGATATGCATATGTATTATTTGATCACATTCTTGGCAAAGATCAGTATCAACCAATCAATTCATCACCTCTTCCTAAACACCGTTTATTCAATCAGTATCATGCTCCACAAACTGAAGCAATGAAGACTGAAATTCTTTCATCTCTCATGGATTCTTCGTCTCCACTCAGAGTTGTTTTTGCTACTGTAGCTTTGGGTATGGGTCTTGATTGTCAGCGGGTTAGACAAGTGATACATATTGGGGTGCCAAGGACAGTAGAGTTTTATTTTCAGGAAACAGGTAGGGCAGGAAGGGATGGTAATTTTGCAAGGGCAGTGATGTACTATAACAACAGTGATATTGCATCAAATAGGGACATGTCAAATGCTATGCgacaatattgtcaaaattccaCTTCCTGCTTGCGAGAATTTTTATTGagctattttgattttgaaaagccTCCATCAGATTCACCAAAGCATTTATgttgttctgtttgtaaaaattcatGTACATGCTGGTCTTGTTCCTCACATGAAGATGTAGAAATGGAAGCTGTTTAG